The Sedimentisphaera salicampi genome includes a region encoding these proteins:
- the rpsP gene encoding 30S ribosomal protein S16 gives MAVKLRMTRMGRRHRPFFRINAVESTTPRDGRILEKVGHYDPLKKDKDSQIELDTEKAKKWIDKGAVPSDTVAQILEKFEIECPTYKRKKARKERAKALARKKGVPFTKQEKLAVAKAKTDKAEAEAREKAKAEKAEAEKAE, from the coding sequence ATGGCAGTAAAATTAAGAATGACGAGGATGGGCAGAAGGCACCGCCCGTTCTTCCGTATCAACGCAGTGGAATCCACTACGCCCAGAGACGGCAGGATCCTTGAGAAAGTTGGGCATTACGACCCTCTCAAGAAAGACAAGGACAGCCAGATCGAGCTGGACACAGAAAAGGCCAAGAAATGGATCGACAAGGGCGCTGTGCCTTCGGATACAGTAGCGCAGATTCTCGAAAAGTTCGAGATTGAGTGCCCAACGTACAAGCGTAAGAAGGCTCGCAAGGAAAGGGCGAAGGCTCTTGCCCGCAAGAAAGGCGTGCCATTTACAAAGCAGGAAAAACTCGCTGTTGCTAAAGCCAAAACCGACAAGGCAGAAGCCGAGGCCAGGGAAAAGGCTAAAGCTGAAAAAGCCGAAGCAGAAAAGGCTGAATAA